A DNA window from Hordeum vulgare subsp. vulgare chromosome 1H, MorexV3_pseudomolecules_assembly, whole genome shotgun sequence contains the following coding sequences:
- the LOC123416050 gene encoding uncharacterized protein LOC123416050: MDMSADQYHYQHEGMEEDGVGRGEQVPAPAAVAAKKLWRMVRAVHLVLVRGLGKHQPKIAALGVNLHHLLSSSKRHHHHHLGSARGQDPAFTTYLAAALSCQSMDPGAAVHPYPRGRGAHGGRGGASSLSCRSMDPGAAVCQQYQYRPRDVEFSCSTTPLHRRRRGAHRHRSQSQHGDLPEHTSAPAVKTLFELMDDDMEEEDVDVEGGTVPWAAGRGPAPRQVRITDSPFQAREEDDEEGRKGVVDRRADEFIVWFHDQLRMQQQQQRPAARDRATRCVR; the protein is encoded by the coding sequence ATGGACATGAGCGCTGATCAGTATCACTATCAGCACGAGGGGATGGAGGAGGATGGTGTCGGCCGTGGCGAGCAGGTCCCGGCGCCGGCGGCGGTGGCCGCCAAGAAGCTGTGGCGCATGGTGCGCGCCGTGCACCTCGTGCTCGTCAGGGGCCTCGGCAAGCACCAGCCAAAGATCGCGGCGCTCGGCGTGAACCTGCACCACCTGCTGTCGTCGTCCaagcgccaccaccaccaccacctgggGTCCGCGCGCGGCCAGGACCCGGCATTCACGACGTACCTGGCGGCGGCGCTCTCCTGCCAGTCCATGGACCCGGGCGCCGCGGTGCACCCGTACCCGCGCGGCCGCGGCGCGCACGGTGGCAGGGGAGGCGCGTCCTCGCTCTCGTGCCGGTCCATGGACCCTGGCGCTGCCGTGTGCCAGCAATACCAGTACCGACCACGCGATGTGGAGTTCAGCTGCAGCACCACGCCACTGCACAGGCGGCGCCGCGGCGCGCACCGGCACCGGAGCCAGAGCCAGCACGGTGACCTTCCGGAGCACACCTCGGCTCCTGCCGTGAAGACGCTGTTCGAGCTGATGGACGACGacatggaggaggaggatgtCGACGTGGAGGGCGGGACCGTGCCGTGGGCCGCCGGGCGCGGGCCGGCGCCGCGGCAGGTGCGGATCACGGACTCGCCGTTCCAGGcgagggaggaggacgacgaggaagGACGCAAGGGCGTGGTCGACCGGCGCGCCGACGAGTTCATCGTGTGGTTCCACGACCAGCTGCgcatgcagcagcagcagcagcgtccGGCCGCGAGGGATCGCGCGACGCGCTGCGTTAGATAG